In a genomic window of Vairimorpha necatrix chromosome 12, complete sequence:
- a CDS encoding proteasome subunit PSB4 (PSB4), which translates to MESSVALKGNDFVIIGTDSSVKNSYLVLKREEDKFYNINNKVVFTYLGDQGDAFRTSSFINEKLIYEEIQNNVEITPKVTANVIQKTLYDNLRSHPKNCYFLVGGLSQDGPELYSVDLYGSLHENDFMAVGISTYFCYGVLDKEYHKNITKEDGIKIIQKCFYVLKQRCSVDISNIEIKIVSKEGVETINKVL; encoded by the coding sequence atggAATCTTCTGTAGCTCTAAAAGGCAATGATTTTGTCATTATAGGAACTGATTCTAGTGTAAAGAATTCATATTTAGTTCTTAAAAGGGaagaagataaattttacaatataaacaataagGTGGTTTTTACCTACTTGGGCGACCAAGGAGATGCTTTTAGAACTTCGTCTTTTATCAATGAGAAGTTAATTTACGAAGAGATACAGAATAATGTAGAAATTACTCCTAAGGTGACTGCCAATGTAATCCAGAAGACTTTATATGACAACTTAAGATCACATCCTAaaaattgttattttttagtaggTGGACTGTCACAAGACGGCCCTGAGTTATACAGCGTAGATTTATATGGATCTTTGCATGAGAATGATTTTATGGCTGTAGGAATTTCTACTTATTTTTGCTACGGTGTGCTTGACAAGGAATATCATAAGAATATAACCAAAGAAGAcggaataaaaataatacagaaatgtttttatgttttaaaacaaagatGCTCTGTggatatttctaatatagAAATCAAAATTGTAAGTAAAGAAGGGGTAGAAACAATTAATAaagtattataa